In Pseudoalteromonas sp. NC201, a single window of DNA contains:
- the deoC gene encoding deoxyribose-phosphate aldolase, whose translation MTLQSDARLSLSLMDLTSLKEDDTPASILALLNSINPDIGLPAAICVYPQFVMLVKEELEKREWPQIKVATVTNFPSGEQKLQQVVAQTHSAIADGADEIDLVLPYQQLMAGDPDTPWQYVHSSKLACQGKAKLKVIIESGVLAKPKLIAEAAQLAIMAGADFVKTSTGKVAVNATPEAAEVILKTIKSSGKSVGFKAAGGVKSVVEAQRYLRLAEEIMGAEWLNAKNFRFGASSLLSDVAVVVNGQSE comes from the coding sequence ATGACTTTACAATCTGATGCTCGGTTGTCGCTGAGTTTAATGGATTTAACCTCTTTGAAAGAGGACGATACGCCGGCAAGTATTCTCGCATTATTGAATAGCATTAACCCTGATATCGGACTACCAGCGGCGATTTGTGTGTATCCGCAGTTTGTGATGTTAGTAAAAGAAGAGTTGGAAAAGCGTGAGTGGCCGCAGATAAAAGTGGCAACGGTGACCAACTTCCCATCTGGAGAACAAAAGCTCCAGCAGGTCGTTGCACAAACTCATTCAGCAATCGCAGATGGTGCCGACGAAATTGATCTTGTGCTTCCTTATCAGCAGCTGATGGCGGGTGACCCAGATACACCTTGGCAATATGTGCATTCAAGCAAGCTTGCTTGTCAAGGTAAAGCAAAGCTCAAGGTCATCATCGAAAGTGGCGTATTGGCTAAACCAAAGCTCATTGCGGAAGCCGCGCAGCTTGCCATTATGGCGGGCGCGGACTTTGTTAAAACAAGTACAGGAAAGGTTGCTGTCAATGCTACACCTGAAGCGGCTGAAGTTATCCTTAAGACAATCAAAAGCAGCGGTAAATCGGTTGGATTTAAAGCGGCCGGTGGAGTAAAGTCAGTAGTTGAAGCACAGCGATATTTACGATTGGCTGAAGAAATTATGGGGGCCGAGTGGCTCAATGCCAAGAATTTTAGATTCGGTGCTTCAAGCTTATTGAGTGATGTAGCAGTGGTTGTGAATGGACAGAGCGAGTGA
- the secE gene encoding preprotein translocase subunit SecE, translating into MSTNVENSSSSMDTVKWLAAIALLTGAVVGNYLYADLSVLVRAVGVVAAIAAALGILVTTEKGRTFIAFAKESRIEVRKVIWPTRQEATHTTFIVIIATVIMALILWGLDGILFRAVGFLTGLEI; encoded by the coding sequence ATGAGCACTAATGTTGAAAACTCGTCAAGCTCGATGGACACGGTAAAGTGGCTAGCTGCTATTGCACTTCTAACTGGTGCCGTAGTTGGTAATTATCTATATGCCGATTTATCTGTTTTAGTACGCGCTGTTGGCGTAGTTGCAGCTATCGCTGCGGCTTTGGGCATTTTGGTAACGACTGAAAAAGGCCGTACCTTTATCGCTTTTGCTAAAGAATCACGTATTGAAGTACGTAAAGTTATCTGGCCAACGCGTCAGGAAGCGACTCACACTACTTTCATCGTGATCATTGCAACGGTGATTATGGCATTAATCCTATGGGGATTAGATGGTATACTTTTCCGTGCAGTAGGCTTTTTAACTGGATTGGAGATCTGA
- the cysG gene encoding siroheme synthase CysG — MQYLPIFTKLENKPVLIVGGGEVALRKCRAFLKANAAVTLVSPEFCTELLSLAADASVALRHKPFDASDLDNAMLVVAATDIEAVNAEVAELAEARNLFVNVVDDQPKCNFIFPSIVDRNPITIAISSAGTAPVLARRLREKLETLIPQHIGPLATLVGQFRHKVKAHFKHFADRRQFWESVFDSNVVSEVQAGNNENAQIQLEAMLESTPSPEGEVYVVGAGPGDPELLTLKALQLMQQADVVVYDYLVSDEIMDLVRRDADLICVGKKAGNHSVKQEHTNEILVDLAKQGKKVCRIKGGDPFIYGRGGEEVQVLAENNVKYQIVPGITAAAGCSAYAGIPLTHRDHAQAIQFVTGHCKQDGQELDWEGLAKANQTLAVYMGVIKSPHIQAQLLAYGRSPNTPVAIVENGTRKSQRVVRTQLDQLAQTITAHDIQSPALLIIGEVAALHEQLAWFNKNNQISSFAQPITQVA, encoded by the coding sequence GTGCAATACTTGCCAATTTTTACCAAACTAGAAAATAAACCTGTATTGATTGTAGGTGGTGGTGAAGTTGCGCTGAGAAAGTGCCGCGCCTTTTTGAAAGCCAATGCAGCAGTCACTTTGGTTTCACCTGAGTTTTGCACTGAGCTTTTATCACTAGCAGCGGATGCAAGCGTTGCACTTCGACATAAGCCATTTGATGCATCAGACCTAGATAATGCCATGTTAGTCGTTGCGGCAACGGATATTGAGGCCGTAAATGCAGAGGTAGCAGAGCTTGCTGAAGCCCGTAACCTTTTCGTTAACGTAGTCGACGACCAACCAAAGTGTAATTTTATTTTTCCTTCAATCGTGGATAGAAACCCTATAACGATTGCCATATCCAGTGCTGGAACTGCGCCCGTCCTTGCAAGACGATTACGAGAGAAGTTAGAAACCCTTATTCCACAGCATATAGGTCCGCTGGCAACACTTGTCGGTCAATTCAGACATAAAGTGAAAGCGCACTTTAAACACTTTGCTGACCGCCGTCAGTTTTGGGAATCTGTCTTTGATTCAAATGTGGTAAGTGAAGTACAAGCTGGTAACAATGAAAATGCACAAATTCAACTTGAAGCCATGCTAGAAAGCACTCCCTCCCCTGAAGGCGAAGTTTATGTCGTCGGTGCGGGTCCTGGCGACCCTGAGCTACTGACGCTTAAGGCATTACAACTAATGCAACAAGCCGATGTGGTAGTGTATGATTATCTGGTATCTGACGAAATCATGGATCTTGTACGTCGTGACGCTGATTTAATCTGCGTGGGCAAAAAAGCCGGTAATCATAGTGTTAAACAAGAACACACCAACGAGATTTTGGTTGACTTAGCCAAACAAGGTAAAAAGGTTTGTAGGATAAAAGGCGGCGACCCATTTATTTACGGTCGCGGTGGCGAAGAAGTGCAGGTGTTGGCAGAAAATAACGTTAAATATCAAATTGTTCCAGGCATTACTGCTGCAGCAGGATGTAGCGCATACGCTGGTATTCCATTAACTCATAGAGATCATGCTCAAGCTATTCAATTTGTGACTGGGCATTGCAAGCAAGATGGACAAGAACTCGACTGGGAAGGCTTAGCTAAGGCGAATCAAACGCTTGCCGTATACATGGGAGTGATAAAATCTCCACACATTCAGGCACAATTACTCGCTTATGGCCGCTCGCCGAATACACCTGTAGCAATTGTTGAGAATGGCACGCGTAAATCTCAGCGTGTAGTAAGAACACAATTAGATCAACTTGCACAGACTATTACTGCGCATGATATTCAGTCGCCAGCACTATTGATTATTGGTGAAGTAGCAGCATTACATGAGCAATTAGCTTGGTTTAATAAGAACAATCAAATCAGTAGCTTTGCTCAACCCATTACGCAAGTCGCGTAA